One Apostichopus japonicus isolate 1M-3 chromosome 7, ASM3797524v1, whole genome shotgun sequence genomic region harbors:
- the LOC139970028 gene encoding uncharacterized protein isoform X1 → MKVLNFRRSRRKIVEDEEMLPKTKTHRTPEEEQFIKELKAKYEILYHSVQPLPYIRDRMYCVDKVYVYSGIERLVQQAHGNKMWKLLESHHELLKKPENCGRQIIEGEPGSGKSTLTLQLAYDWCQRVPKSPLSNVPVLIYLRLRQLRGVKSIYQAIRRFILPRDSDLSEVIVESIIKNCSGVLVILDGFDEYPDKDDQETDISLILRREMLQDIDVILTTRPFYLPKEFAPHSDRIRLTGFNEDIRDQYIQKAVVHGDEQAAREIILKLQRNPLLGDLCQVRLLFVLFAHMSHENKDLKTFKCVTSFFRNVIACLHSHLMNKPIEKVCFDLKHDELNKVAFEALNGRNQLIVWDSTSLRKRLGDDFYEQYLNTGIFFEEEILTGDQFLYKKEVRFFHKLFCEWYAAHYIADYLSQESLTSATTESQSVAELLRFLDPFELHYVYRFACGLNKTASGKIVNYLQNNLKHKKFAMMCMLEQDYKNENVVDAITKLASKVVHVHGDDSQLHQRSTLQVLEFASATQITIACLHLTMAFKECDGYTILLQSGLSLCPLVTVEKIHIETEKEGNEPYAISEIQLTNIFGFALRCQSVKELSFSECLLPLSPSQESINAEMISRKLKIYWRDYGYSLNLHSGDWEVDNINIIESLCSERLQIWTKDSKLQQNSTLQLLKNASNNDIPIFHLELLQSFSKADAGNIILCSGLQLSCPVSLKKLSIDTYEEGRELTETEVVGILMFAQHSQRLEKLMFLFCLLPQSIAGEDIPSILKSRKVKVTWLPYDSGKIYDLNLESGRWMYDDRTLDVTDAVYSKEVSEFREVWQGTDCQKARERKLKVPKDDTLTPLLQ, encoded by the exons ATGAAAG TGTTAAACTTCCGAAGGAGTCGGAGGAAAATTGTGGAAGACGAAGAG ATGTTGCCCAAGACTAAGACTCACCGCACACCTG AGGAGGAACAATTCATCAAGGAACTAAAGGCAAAGTATGAGATACTTTATCACTCCGTACAACCATTGCCTTACATCAGAGACAGAATGTATTGTGTTGATAAAGTATATGTTTATAGCGGCATTGAACGGTTAGTTCAACAAGCACATGGAAACAAAATGTGGAAACTTTTAGAGTCACATCATGAACTACTAAAGAAACCTGAGAATTGTGGTAGGCAAATTATAGAGGGCGAACCTGGATCCGGAAAATCAACACTGACACTACAGCTTGCATACGATTGGTGCCAAAGAGTTCCAAAATCCCCTTTAAGTAACGTACCGGTACTTATTTACCTGCGGCTAAGACAACTGAGAGGGGTGAAGTCAATATACCAAGCAATACGGCGTTTTATATTACCCAGAGACTCAGATCTGAGTGAGGTTATAGTGGAATCAATCATAAAGAATTGTTCAGGTGTATTGGTTATTTTGGATGGATTTGACGAATACCCTGATAAAGACGATCAAGAGACTGATATTTCTCTTATCCTTCGGAGAGAAATGTTGCAGGATATAGACGTCATTCTGACTACCAGGCCTTTCTACTTACCGAAAGAATTTGCACCGCATAGTGATCGAATACGTTTAACAGGTTTCAACGAGGACATCCGAGATCAATATATTCAGAAAGCAGTTGTACACGGTGACGAACAAGCTGCCAGGGAAATAATACTTAAACTCCAACGAAACCCTCTACTTGGTGACTTGTGTCAAGTtcgtttgttgtttgttttgtttgctcaCATGAGCCACGagaacaaagacttgaagaCATTCAAATGCGTTACTAGCTTCTTTCGTAATGTGATAGCTTGCTTACATAGTCATTTGATGAACAAACCAATTGAAAAGGTATGTTTTGACTTAAAACATGATGAGTTGAACAAGGTTGCTTTTGAGGCATTGAACGGTAGAAACCAACTGATTGTGTGGGATAGTACTTCCCTGAGAAAACGACTTGGGGATGACTTTTATGAGCAGTATCTTAATACTGGAATATTTTTTGAGGAAGAAATACTGACTGGTGATCAATTTCTCTACAAAAAGGAAGTCAGATTCTTCCACAAATTGTTCTGTGAGTGGTATGCTGCCCACTACATTGCTGATTATCTATCTCAAGAATCTTTAACCTCTGCCACAACAGAGAGCCAGAGTGTAGCTGAACTGCTCCGTTTTTTGGATCCTTTTGAACTTCACTATGTTTACAGATTTGCCTGTGGTCTTAATAAGACTGCTTCAggtaaaattgtaaattatctGCAAAACAACCTTAAACATAAAAAGTTTGCTATGATGTGCATGCTGGAACAAGACTATAAAAATGAGAATGTTGTTGATGCAATCACAAAGTTGGCCTCTAAAGTGGTCCACGTGCATGGCGATGACAGTCAACTACATCAGAGATCAACTTTACAAGTTTTGGAATTCGCGAGTGCAACACAG ATTACCATAGCCTGCCTTCACCTGACCATGGCCTTCAAGGAGTGTGATGGATACACTATTTTACTCCAATCTGGCCTCTCTCTCTGTCCTTTAGTGACAgtagaaaagatacacatagaGACTGAGAAGGAAGGAAATGAACCGTATGCAATATCAGAGATACAGTTAACAAACATCTTCGGTTTTGCGCTTCGTTGTCAGTCTGTTAAGGAGCTGTC GTTCAGTGAATGTCTGCTGCCTCTTTCGCCCTCTCAAGAGTCTATCAATGCAGAGATGATATCTAGGAAACTTAAAA TATACTGGCGAGACTACGGTTACAGCCTGAATCTCCATTCTGGTGATTGGGAG gttgataatatcaatattattgagTCACTGTGTTCAGAGAGGTTACAGATCTGGACTAAAGATAGTAAATTACAACAGAATAGTACTTTGCAGCTACTGAAGAACGCATCTAACAATGAT ATCCCCATCTTCCATCTGGAGCTTCTACAATCCTTCTCCAAGGCTGATGCTGGTAACATCATCCTCTGTTCAGGTCTACAATTGTCCTGTCCTGTGTCATTAAAGAAGCTATCGATAGATACGTATGAGGAGGGAAGAGAACTGACAGAGACAGAGGTTGTTGGCATATTGATGTTTGCACAACATTCACAGCGATTGGAAAAGCTAAT GTTCTTATTTTGTCTGTTGCCCCAGTCTATTGCTGGTGAGGATATTCCTTCAATATTGAAGTCAAGGAAAGTGAAAG TCACTTGGTTACCGTACGATAGTGGCAAAATTTATGACCTCAACCTTGAATCTGGTCGATGGATG TATGATGATCGTACACTCGATGTGACAGATGCAGTTTACAGCAAGGAG GTTAGCGAATTCCGGGAAGTATGGCA GGGTACAGACTGTCAAAAGGCTAGAGAAAGGAAACTGAAGGTACCCAAAGATGATACACTGACACCACTGCTACAGTAA
- the LOC139970028 gene encoding uncharacterized protein isoform X3, translated as MKEEEQFIKELKAKYEILYHSVQPLPYIRDRMYCVDKVYVYSGIERLVQQAHGNKMWKLLESHHELLKKPENCGRQIIEGEPGSGKSTLTLQLAYDWCQRVPKSPLSNVPVLIYLRLRQLRGVKSIYQAIRRFILPRDSDLSEVIVESIIKNCSGVLVILDGFDEYPDKDDQETDISLILRREMLQDIDVILTTRPFYLPKEFAPHSDRIRLTGFNEDIRDQYIQKAVVHGDEQAAREIILKLQRNPLLGDLCQVRLLFVLFAHMSHENKDLKTFKCVTSFFRNVIACLHSHLMNKPIEKVCFDLKHDELNKVAFEALNGRNQLIVWDSTSLRKRLGDDFYEQYLNTGIFFEEEILTGDQFLYKKEVRFFHKLFCEWYAAHYIADYLSQESLTSATTESQSVAELLRFLDPFELHYVYRFACGLNKTASGKIVNYLQNNLKHKKFAMMCMLEQDYKNENVVDAITKLASKVVHVHGDDSQLHQRSTLQVLEFASATQITIACLHLTMAFKECDGYTILLQSGLSLCPLVTVEKIHIETEKEGNEPYAISEIQLTNIFGFALRCQSVKELSFSECLLPLSPSQESINAEMISRKLKIYWRDYGYSLNLHSGDWEVDNINIIESLCSERLQIWTKDSKLQQNSTLQLLKNASNNDIPIFHLELLQSFSKADAGNIILCSGLQLSCPVSLKKLSIDTYEEGRELTETEVVGILMFAQHSQRLEKLMFLFCLLPQSIAGEDIPSILKSRKVKVTWLPYDSGKIYDLNLESGRWMYDDRTLDVTDAVYSKEVSEFREVWQGTDCQKARERKLKVPKDDTLTPLLQ; from the exons ATGAAAG AGGAGGAACAATTCATCAAGGAACTAAAGGCAAAGTATGAGATACTTTATCACTCCGTACAACCATTGCCTTACATCAGAGACAGAATGTATTGTGTTGATAAAGTATATGTTTATAGCGGCATTGAACGGTTAGTTCAACAAGCACATGGAAACAAAATGTGGAAACTTTTAGAGTCACATCATGAACTACTAAAGAAACCTGAGAATTGTGGTAGGCAAATTATAGAGGGCGAACCTGGATCCGGAAAATCAACACTGACACTACAGCTTGCATACGATTGGTGCCAAAGAGTTCCAAAATCCCCTTTAAGTAACGTACCGGTACTTATTTACCTGCGGCTAAGACAACTGAGAGGGGTGAAGTCAATATACCAAGCAATACGGCGTTTTATATTACCCAGAGACTCAGATCTGAGTGAGGTTATAGTGGAATCAATCATAAAGAATTGTTCAGGTGTATTGGTTATTTTGGATGGATTTGACGAATACCCTGATAAAGACGATCAAGAGACTGATATTTCTCTTATCCTTCGGAGAGAAATGTTGCAGGATATAGACGTCATTCTGACTACCAGGCCTTTCTACTTACCGAAAGAATTTGCACCGCATAGTGATCGAATACGTTTAACAGGTTTCAACGAGGACATCCGAGATCAATATATTCAGAAAGCAGTTGTACACGGTGACGAACAAGCTGCCAGGGAAATAATACTTAAACTCCAACGAAACCCTCTACTTGGTGACTTGTGTCAAGTtcgtttgttgtttgttttgtttgctcaCATGAGCCACGagaacaaagacttgaagaCATTCAAATGCGTTACTAGCTTCTTTCGTAATGTGATAGCTTGCTTACATAGTCATTTGATGAACAAACCAATTGAAAAGGTATGTTTTGACTTAAAACATGATGAGTTGAACAAGGTTGCTTTTGAGGCATTGAACGGTAGAAACCAACTGATTGTGTGGGATAGTACTTCCCTGAGAAAACGACTTGGGGATGACTTTTATGAGCAGTATCTTAATACTGGAATATTTTTTGAGGAAGAAATACTGACTGGTGATCAATTTCTCTACAAAAAGGAAGTCAGATTCTTCCACAAATTGTTCTGTGAGTGGTATGCTGCCCACTACATTGCTGATTATCTATCTCAAGAATCTTTAACCTCTGCCACAACAGAGAGCCAGAGTGTAGCTGAACTGCTCCGTTTTTTGGATCCTTTTGAACTTCACTATGTTTACAGATTTGCCTGTGGTCTTAATAAGACTGCTTCAggtaaaattgtaaattatctGCAAAACAACCTTAAACATAAAAAGTTTGCTATGATGTGCATGCTGGAACAAGACTATAAAAATGAGAATGTTGTTGATGCAATCACAAAGTTGGCCTCTAAAGTGGTCCACGTGCATGGCGATGACAGTCAACTACATCAGAGATCAACTTTACAAGTTTTGGAATTCGCGAGTGCAACACAG ATTACCATAGCCTGCCTTCACCTGACCATGGCCTTCAAGGAGTGTGATGGATACACTATTTTACTCCAATCTGGCCTCTCTCTCTGTCCTTTAGTGACAgtagaaaagatacacatagaGACTGAGAAGGAAGGAAATGAACCGTATGCAATATCAGAGATACAGTTAACAAACATCTTCGGTTTTGCGCTTCGTTGTCAGTCTGTTAAGGAGCTGTC GTTCAGTGAATGTCTGCTGCCTCTTTCGCCCTCTCAAGAGTCTATCAATGCAGAGATGATATCTAGGAAACTTAAAA TATACTGGCGAGACTACGGTTACAGCCTGAATCTCCATTCTGGTGATTGGGAG gttgataatatcaatattattgagTCACTGTGTTCAGAGAGGTTACAGATCTGGACTAAAGATAGTAAATTACAACAGAATAGTACTTTGCAGCTACTGAAGAACGCATCTAACAATGAT ATCCCCATCTTCCATCTGGAGCTTCTACAATCCTTCTCCAAGGCTGATGCTGGTAACATCATCCTCTGTTCAGGTCTACAATTGTCCTGTCCTGTGTCATTAAAGAAGCTATCGATAGATACGTATGAGGAGGGAAGAGAACTGACAGAGACAGAGGTTGTTGGCATATTGATGTTTGCACAACATTCACAGCGATTGGAAAAGCTAAT GTTCTTATTTTGTCTGTTGCCCCAGTCTATTGCTGGTGAGGATATTCCTTCAATATTGAAGTCAAGGAAAGTGAAAG TCACTTGGTTACCGTACGATAGTGGCAAAATTTATGACCTCAACCTTGAATCTGGTCGATGGATG TATGATGATCGTACACTCGATGTGACAGATGCAGTTTACAGCAAGGAG GTTAGCGAATTCCGGGAAGTATGGCA GGGTACAGACTGTCAAAAGGCTAGAGAAAGGAAACTGAAGGTACCCAAAGATGATACACTGACACCACTGCTACAGTAA
- the LOC139970028 gene encoding uncharacterized protein isoform X2 — protein sequence MLPKTKTHRTPEEEQFIKELKAKYEILYHSVQPLPYIRDRMYCVDKVYVYSGIERLVQQAHGNKMWKLLESHHELLKKPENCGRQIIEGEPGSGKSTLTLQLAYDWCQRVPKSPLSNVPVLIYLRLRQLRGVKSIYQAIRRFILPRDSDLSEVIVESIIKNCSGVLVILDGFDEYPDKDDQETDISLILRREMLQDIDVILTTRPFYLPKEFAPHSDRIRLTGFNEDIRDQYIQKAVVHGDEQAAREIILKLQRNPLLGDLCQVRLLFVLFAHMSHENKDLKTFKCVTSFFRNVIACLHSHLMNKPIEKVCFDLKHDELNKVAFEALNGRNQLIVWDSTSLRKRLGDDFYEQYLNTGIFFEEEILTGDQFLYKKEVRFFHKLFCEWYAAHYIADYLSQESLTSATTESQSVAELLRFLDPFELHYVYRFACGLNKTASGKIVNYLQNNLKHKKFAMMCMLEQDYKNENVVDAITKLASKVVHVHGDDSQLHQRSTLQVLEFASATQITIACLHLTMAFKECDGYTILLQSGLSLCPLVTVEKIHIETEKEGNEPYAISEIQLTNIFGFALRCQSVKELSFSECLLPLSPSQESINAEMISRKLKIYWRDYGYSLNLHSGDWEVDNINIIESLCSERLQIWTKDSKLQQNSTLQLLKNASNNDIPIFHLELLQSFSKADAGNIILCSGLQLSCPVSLKKLSIDTYEEGRELTETEVVGILMFAQHSQRLEKLMFLFCLLPQSIAGEDIPSILKSRKVKVTWLPYDSGKIYDLNLESGRWMYDDRTLDVTDAVYSKEVSEFREVWQGTDCQKARERKLKVPKDDTLTPLLQ from the exons ATGTTGCCCAAGACTAAGACTCACCGCACACCTG AGGAGGAACAATTCATCAAGGAACTAAAGGCAAAGTATGAGATACTTTATCACTCCGTACAACCATTGCCTTACATCAGAGACAGAATGTATTGTGTTGATAAAGTATATGTTTATAGCGGCATTGAACGGTTAGTTCAACAAGCACATGGAAACAAAATGTGGAAACTTTTAGAGTCACATCATGAACTACTAAAGAAACCTGAGAATTGTGGTAGGCAAATTATAGAGGGCGAACCTGGATCCGGAAAATCAACACTGACACTACAGCTTGCATACGATTGGTGCCAAAGAGTTCCAAAATCCCCTTTAAGTAACGTACCGGTACTTATTTACCTGCGGCTAAGACAACTGAGAGGGGTGAAGTCAATATACCAAGCAATACGGCGTTTTATATTACCCAGAGACTCAGATCTGAGTGAGGTTATAGTGGAATCAATCATAAAGAATTGTTCAGGTGTATTGGTTATTTTGGATGGATTTGACGAATACCCTGATAAAGACGATCAAGAGACTGATATTTCTCTTATCCTTCGGAGAGAAATGTTGCAGGATATAGACGTCATTCTGACTACCAGGCCTTTCTACTTACCGAAAGAATTTGCACCGCATAGTGATCGAATACGTTTAACAGGTTTCAACGAGGACATCCGAGATCAATATATTCAGAAAGCAGTTGTACACGGTGACGAACAAGCTGCCAGGGAAATAATACTTAAACTCCAACGAAACCCTCTACTTGGTGACTTGTGTCAAGTtcgtttgttgtttgttttgtttgctcaCATGAGCCACGagaacaaagacttgaagaCATTCAAATGCGTTACTAGCTTCTTTCGTAATGTGATAGCTTGCTTACATAGTCATTTGATGAACAAACCAATTGAAAAGGTATGTTTTGACTTAAAACATGATGAGTTGAACAAGGTTGCTTTTGAGGCATTGAACGGTAGAAACCAACTGATTGTGTGGGATAGTACTTCCCTGAGAAAACGACTTGGGGATGACTTTTATGAGCAGTATCTTAATACTGGAATATTTTTTGAGGAAGAAATACTGACTGGTGATCAATTTCTCTACAAAAAGGAAGTCAGATTCTTCCACAAATTGTTCTGTGAGTGGTATGCTGCCCACTACATTGCTGATTATCTATCTCAAGAATCTTTAACCTCTGCCACAACAGAGAGCCAGAGTGTAGCTGAACTGCTCCGTTTTTTGGATCCTTTTGAACTTCACTATGTTTACAGATTTGCCTGTGGTCTTAATAAGACTGCTTCAggtaaaattgtaaattatctGCAAAACAACCTTAAACATAAAAAGTTTGCTATGATGTGCATGCTGGAACAAGACTATAAAAATGAGAATGTTGTTGATGCAATCACAAAGTTGGCCTCTAAAGTGGTCCACGTGCATGGCGATGACAGTCAACTACATCAGAGATCAACTTTACAAGTTTTGGAATTCGCGAGTGCAACACAG ATTACCATAGCCTGCCTTCACCTGACCATGGCCTTCAAGGAGTGTGATGGATACACTATTTTACTCCAATCTGGCCTCTCTCTCTGTCCTTTAGTGACAgtagaaaagatacacatagaGACTGAGAAGGAAGGAAATGAACCGTATGCAATATCAGAGATACAGTTAACAAACATCTTCGGTTTTGCGCTTCGTTGTCAGTCTGTTAAGGAGCTGTC GTTCAGTGAATGTCTGCTGCCTCTTTCGCCCTCTCAAGAGTCTATCAATGCAGAGATGATATCTAGGAAACTTAAAA TATACTGGCGAGACTACGGTTACAGCCTGAATCTCCATTCTGGTGATTGGGAG gttgataatatcaatattattgagTCACTGTGTTCAGAGAGGTTACAGATCTGGACTAAAGATAGTAAATTACAACAGAATAGTACTTTGCAGCTACTGAAGAACGCATCTAACAATGAT ATCCCCATCTTCCATCTGGAGCTTCTACAATCCTTCTCCAAGGCTGATGCTGGTAACATCATCCTCTGTTCAGGTCTACAATTGTCCTGTCCTGTGTCATTAAAGAAGCTATCGATAGATACGTATGAGGAGGGAAGAGAACTGACAGAGACAGAGGTTGTTGGCATATTGATGTTTGCACAACATTCACAGCGATTGGAAAAGCTAAT GTTCTTATTTTGTCTGTTGCCCCAGTCTATTGCTGGTGAGGATATTCCTTCAATATTGAAGTCAAGGAAAGTGAAAG TCACTTGGTTACCGTACGATAGTGGCAAAATTTATGACCTCAACCTTGAATCTGGTCGATGGATG TATGATGATCGTACACTCGATGTGACAGATGCAGTTTACAGCAAGGAG GTTAGCGAATTCCGGGAAGTATGGCA GGGTACAGACTGTCAAAAGGCTAGAGAAAGGAAACTGAAGGTACCCAAAGATGATACACTGACACCACTGCTACAGTAA